One part of the Schistocerca piceifrons isolate TAMUIC-IGC-003096 chromosome 2, iqSchPice1.1, whole genome shotgun sequence genome encodes these proteins:
- the LOC124775401 gene encoding cuticle protein 18.6-like: MVCKLIVLSVVVAVASAGYLGAPAVYAPGAPLAARAYAAPAYAAPIARYAAPVARAYAAPVARAYAPAVAAAPAAVAAEYDPHPEYSFAYNVQDALTGDSKTQHESRSGDVVQGSYSLAEPDGSIRTVDYTADPVNGFNAVVHKEAGAHPAVAAPVAVAHAPVAVAAPARAYAAPIARAAYAAPIARAAYAPALAYGGAYHG, from the exons ATGGTGTGCAAG TTGATCGTCCTGTCCGTGGTGGTGGCCGTGGCAAGCGCCGGCTACCTGGGCGCCCCCGCCGTCTACGCCCCCGGTGCACCTCTGGCAGCCCGCGCCTACGCTGCTCCCGCCTACGCCGCCCCCATCGCTCGTTACGCCGCCCCTGTCGCTAGGGCCTACGCCGCTCCCGTAGCCAGGGCCTACGCCCCAGCtgtcgccgccgcccccgccgccgtcgCTGCCGAGTACGACCCGCACCCCGAGTACAGCTTTGCGTACAACGTGCAGGACGCCCTCACCGGTGACTCCAAGACCCAGCACGAGAGCCGCAGCGGCGACGTCGTCCAGGGCAGCTACAGCCTGGCCGAGCCCGACGGCTCCATCCGCACCGTCGACTACACGGCTGACCCCGTCAACGGCTTCAACGCCGTCGTGCACAAGGAGGCCGGCGCCCACCCCGCCGTCGCCGCCCCCGTCGCCGTCGCCCACGCCCCCGTGGCCGTCGCCGCCCCCGCCAGGGCTTACGCCGCTCCCATTGCCAGGGCTGCCTACGCCGCCCCCATCGCTAGGGCTGCCTACGCCCCCGCCCTGGCCTACGGTGGTGCCTACCACGGTTAA